One Pseudomonas sp. MH9.2 DNA segment encodes these proteins:
- a CDS encoding DUF411 domain-containing protein encodes MSSTAYATEAPTIDVHRDASCGCCKKWIQHLEMNGFTVIDHVEANMSVVKQELGVVPRLSSCHTAVFNGKFIEGHVPAEQIIALSKRSDLIGIAVPGMPAGSPGMEVSGKQAGYQVIGLTKAGIDQVIAQYPVN; translated from the coding sequence ATGAGTTCAACTGCCTATGCAACAGAGGCTCCGACGATTGATGTTCATCGTGACGCTAGCTGCGGGTGCTGCAAAAAGTGGATTCAGCACCTTGAGATGAACGGCTTCACCGTGATTGATCACGTGGAAGCAAACATGAGCGTGGTCAAGCAGGAACTGGGCGTAGTGCCACGCTTATCGTCATGCCATACCGCAGTATTCAATGGAAAATTCATTGAAGGCCATGTACCCGCAGAGCAAATAATCGCGTTGAGCAAGCGTTCCGACCTTATCGGGATTGCTGTACCCGGCATGCCGGCCGGCTCTCCAGGTATGGAGGTCAGCGGGAAACAGGCGGGTTATCAGGTTATCGGCCTGACCAAGGCAGGGATTGATCAAGTGATTGCGCAGTATCCTGTGAACTAA
- the ppk2 gene encoding polyphosphate kinase 2 has product MSKKKKNARGNDAVALPVAGGTGITPAELIVSRGQTEALISHNDYAAQLRVLQIELVKLQRHFIGCGDRILVLLEGRDAAGKDGSIKRIVEHLSPRETRVVALDKPSDRERSGWYFQRFVAHLPVAGELVLFNRSWYNRAGVEHVMGFCSKDEHEEFMQSVPKFEEVLVNSGIKLLKYYLDISKDEQRRRLDDRQRNPLKQWKTSPIDAVAIKRWKAYSAARDEMLMRTHTAISPWRIVRADNKRLARLNLIRDVLSRLHYAGKKNKLVEPDRDIVFEFTPNCVDARQLAN; this is encoded by the coding sequence ATGAGCAAAAAGAAAAAAAATGCCAGGGGAAATGATGCCGTCGCTCTGCCAGTTGCAGGCGGCACAGGTATTACGCCGGCTGAGCTCATCGTCAGTAGGGGGCAAACCGAGGCGTTGATCTCACATAATGACTATGCAGCTCAACTTCGTGTTTTGCAGATTGAGTTGGTCAAGCTACAGAGGCACTTTATCGGCTGCGGCGATAGGATTCTCGTGCTGCTGGAGGGGCGAGACGCCGCCGGCAAGGACGGCAGCATCAAGCGCATCGTCGAGCACCTAAGCCCGCGCGAAACGCGCGTCGTGGCACTCGACAAACCCTCTGACCGCGAGCGTAGTGGATGGTACTTCCAGCGTTTCGTCGCCCATCTCCCCGTGGCTGGGGAGCTAGTTCTGTTCAATCGAAGTTGGTACAACCGTGCCGGCGTCGAGCATGTGATGGGCTTTTGCTCGAAGGACGAGCATGAGGAGTTCATGCAATCGGTGCCGAAGTTCGAGGAAGTGCTCGTTAACTCGGGTATCAAGCTGCTGAAGTATTACCTCGATATCAGCAAGGACGAGCAGCGGCGCCGACTAGACGATCGGCAACGTAATCCGCTCAAGCAATGGAAAACGAGTCCGATTGATGCTGTCGCCATCAAACGGTGGAAGGCGTACTCCGCCGCGCGCGATGAAATGCTGATGCGAACGCATACCGCTATCTCACCGTGGCGCATCGTACGGGCTGACAACAAGCGGTTGGCGCGCCTAAATCTCATACGCGACGTCCTCTCGCGACTGCATTACGCAGGCAAGAAGAACAAACTCGTCGAGCCGGATCGAGACATCGTATTCGAGTTCACGCCCAATTGTGTCGACGCTAGGCAACTGGCGAACTGA
- a CDS encoding copper resistance protein B, which yields MSKYLMALTVSVSAAVVNLAATAEEMDPSMPTKGSQMDHAKMAHGSMDTMDTMDAGQMETMDHSKVMNRDSQPTSTSRTPIPVLTDADRQAAFPDVAGHGVHDMQLNTFFLLDQFEYQGAENGSTLNWDAKGWIGGDVDRLWLRSEGERTNGVTEHAEIQALWGHAISPWWDVVTGVRQDFKPGSPQTWGAIGIQGMALYNFESEVTAFIGENGQTAARLEGEYDILLTNRLILQPRVEMNLYGENDPGRGIGSGLADTETGFRLRYEIVREFAPYIGVTWNRSYGKTADLVRDEGNDTNEARFVVGIRMWF from the coding sequence ATGAGTAAGTATTTGATGGCTCTGACGGTTTCAGTCAGTGCAGCTGTTGTTAACCTGGCGGCCACAGCCGAGGAAATGGATCCGTCGATGCCCACCAAAGGCAGCCAGATGGATCACGCAAAGATGGCTCATGGTTCGATGGATACCATGGACACCATGGACGCTGGTCAGATGGAGACGATGGATCACAGCAAAGTGATGAATAGGGATTCGCAACCGACCAGCACCAGTCGAACGCCCATACCGGTACTGACCGACGCAGATCGCCAGGCGGCGTTTCCTGACGTTGCAGGTCACGGTGTTCATGACATGCAACTCAACACCTTCTTCCTCCTTGATCAATTCGAATATCAGGGTGCTGAAAACGGCAGCACGCTGAATTGGGACGCGAAGGGGTGGATAGGGGGTGACGTCGATCGTTTGTGGCTGCGATCGGAAGGTGAGCGGACTAACGGGGTGACTGAGCACGCCGAAATTCAGGCGCTGTGGGGGCACGCAATCAGCCCTTGGTGGGACGTTGTCACTGGTGTGCGTCAGGACTTTAAGCCCGGCTCGCCACAGACATGGGGCGCCATCGGCATCCAGGGTATGGCCCTGTATAACTTCGAGTCTGAAGTGACCGCTTTCATTGGCGAGAACGGTCAGACCGCCGCTCGGCTAGAAGGCGAGTACGACATTCTGCTCACCAATCGCCTGATCTTGCAGCCCAGAGTCGAAATGAACCTCTATGGGGAGAACGATCCGGGGCGCGGCATAGGTTCTGGTTTGGCTGACACCGAAACTGGTTTTCGACTGCGCTACGAGATAGTCCGCGAGTTTGCCCCCTATATTGGGGTTACCTGGAATCGCTCCTACGGTAAGACCGCCGATTTGGTTAGAGATGAAGGGAACGATACAAACGAGGCTCGATTTGTAGTCGGTATTCGAATGTGGTTTTAA
- a CDS encoding heavy metal translocating P-type ATPase, producing the protein MAVTPPIKFSETYQGQTYQFCSLKCQEKFRAEPPRYAAALSDTDHSSHTVPAAETQEVTEFTCPMHPEIRQPGPGTCPKCGMTLEPVMPALEEDENPEFKDFTRRFWWSLPLTVIVTVLAMAGHSLQFFHGAAQNWIELSLATPVILWAGWPFFVRGIDSVRHRSPNMWTLIGLGTAAAYLYSVAATLFPQSFPVTFLQDGRIGVYFEAAAVIISLTLFGQMLELKARSQTSSAIKSLLGLSPKTARRINANGEEEDIPLTHVHKGDHLRVRPGEKVPVDGSVLEGESAVDESMLTGEPVPVMKRSGDSLIGATLNTHGSLIMEAQKVGSETMLSQIVQMVALAQRSKAPMQRMADAVAGYFVMGVIVIAILTFLGWGLFGPEPSWVFGLINAVAVLIIACPCALGLATPMSIMVSTGKAASMGVLFRDAGAIENLCKIDTLIVDKTGTLTEGRPVFHSVEATQKFASNDVLQLAASLDQGSEHPLAHAIVDYARSENLVLTTPESFESGSGIGVSGLVDGKKIQLGNTALMEEAGVNISPLKKRAEQLRLEGISIIYLAVDGILAGLLAVSDPIKPTSKEAVTKLKADHVKIIMATGDGLTTARAVAKEMGIEEVHGEVKPQDKERLVVDLQKSGRRVAMAGDGINDAPALARADVGIAMGTGTDVAMNSAQLTLVKGDLMGILRARALSVATVKNMRQNLGFAFVYNSMGIPLAAGLLYPLTGHLLSPMIAAIAMSVSSASVVFNALRLKNTRID; encoded by the coding sequence ATGGCTGTTACCCCGCCGATCAAGTTCAGCGAGACTTATCAGGGGCAGACCTATCAGTTTTGCAGCCTGAAGTGCCAGGAGAAGTTTAGAGCAGAACCCCCGCGCTATGCCGCTGCCCTGTCGGATACCGATCACTCTAGCCACACCGTTCCAGCAGCTGAAACACAGGAAGTTACCGAGTTCACCTGCCCTATGCATCCGGAGATACGTCAGCCGGGCCCCGGCACCTGCCCTAAATGCGGCATGACATTGGAACCCGTCATGCCCGCGCTAGAAGAGGATGAAAATCCTGAGTTCAAGGATTTCACCCGTCGCTTTTGGTGGTCGTTGCCATTAACTGTGATCGTGACCGTACTCGCCATGGCGGGACACTCGTTGCAATTCTTCCACGGGGCTGCCCAGAACTGGATCGAGCTTAGTCTTGCAACCCCCGTCATCTTATGGGCAGGTTGGCCGTTTTTTGTGAGGGGCATTGATTCGGTTCGTCATCGCAGCCCCAATATGTGGACTTTGATTGGCCTGGGCACGGCGGCAGCCTATCTTTACAGTGTCGCAGCCACACTGTTTCCCCAGAGTTTTCCCGTTACCTTCTTGCAGGATGGCCGCATTGGCGTCTATTTTGAAGCCGCAGCCGTGATCATCTCGCTGACCTTGTTCGGGCAGATGCTTGAACTCAAAGCTCGGTCACAAACGTCTTCGGCTATTAAATCTTTGCTTGGCCTGTCTCCGAAAACCGCACGCAGGATCAATGCCAATGGCGAAGAGGAGGATATCCCGCTCACCCATGTACACAAAGGTGATCACCTGCGGGTAAGACCGGGAGAAAAGGTTCCTGTCGACGGTTCCGTGCTGGAAGGTGAAAGCGCAGTGGATGAGTCGATGCTGACCGGCGAACCCGTACCTGTAATGAAAAGAAGCGGAGATAGCCTGATCGGTGCCACGCTCAATACCCATGGCAGCCTGATCATGGAAGCGCAGAAAGTTGGTTCCGAAACCATGCTGTCGCAAATTGTGCAAATGGTTGCCCTGGCCCAACGCTCTAAAGCGCCGATGCAGCGCATGGCTGACGCCGTCGCGGGTTACTTTGTAATGGGCGTCATCGTGATTGCCATACTGACTTTTTTGGGGTGGGGGCTGTTTGGTCCTGAACCTAGCTGGGTCTTTGGCCTGATCAACGCGGTCGCTGTGCTGATCATTGCCTGTCCCTGCGCGCTGGGGCTCGCGACACCGATGTCAATCATGGTTTCCACCGGGAAAGCGGCCAGTATGGGCGTGCTGTTCAGAGATGCTGGCGCTATCGAGAACCTGTGCAAGATCGACACGCTGATCGTGGATAAGACTGGCACCCTGACAGAGGGCCGTCCGGTATTTCACAGTGTCGAGGCCACGCAAAAGTTCGCCTCCAATGATGTACTCCAACTGGCCGCCAGCCTTGATCAAGGCAGTGAGCATCCGCTGGCTCATGCCATTGTTGATTATGCCCGGTCTGAAAACCTTGTCCTGACCACACCTGAGTCGTTCGAGTCCGGTTCTGGAATCGGGGTCAGCGGCTTAGTAGATGGCAAGAAAATCCAGCTAGGTAATACCGCCTTGATGGAAGAGGCTGGTGTGAACATCAGCCCTCTAAAAAAACGCGCTGAGCAATTGCGTCTTGAGGGCATCAGCATCATCTACCTGGCAGTCGATGGAATACTGGCGGGGTTGCTGGCAGTGTCAGACCCGATCAAGCCGACCTCCAAGGAGGCTGTCACCAAACTCAAAGCCGACCATGTAAAGATCATTATGGCCACCGGAGACGGCCTCACTACTGCACGTGCTGTTGCCAAGGAAATGGGTATTGAAGAGGTGCATGGTGAGGTGAAACCCCAGGACAAGGAGCGTCTGGTTGTAGACCTCCAGAAATCGGGGCGGCGCGTTGCCATGGCCGGCGACGGCATTAATGATGCTCCTGCTCTGGCCCGAGCAGATGTAGGCATCGCCATGGGGACAGGCACAGACGTTGCGATGAACAGCGCACAGCTCACGCTCGTAAAGGGTGATTTGATGGGGATTCTCCGGGCGCGGGCGCTTTCTGTCGCGACGGTAAAAAATATGCGACAGAACCTGGGCTTCGCCTTTGTCTACAACTCGATGGGCATCCCTCTGGCGGCAGGCCTGTTGTATCCCCTGACCGGGCATCTCTTATCGCCGATGATCGCAGCCATTGCCATGAGCGTTAGCTCCGCATCCGTCGTGTTCAATGCGCTAAGACTGAAGAATACCCGCATAGACTGA
- a CDS encoding DUF2933 domain-containing protein: MNHEHLQHNSEPPGFWGSRYSIGLIVFGAIAAYFLLSEHRAHFFGALPFLLLLACPLMHFFMHGGHGHHQEGPSGSPPSGPSQPPKSGD, from the coding sequence GTGAATCACGAGCACCTTCAACACAACTCCGAGCCACCAGGCTTCTGGGGTTCGCGCTACTCGATCGGTCTGATCGTTTTTGGCGCCATTGCTGCGTATTTCCTGTTAAGCGAGCACCGTGCCCATTTCTTCGGCGCACTGCCGTTTCTGCTGCTGCTGGCGTGCCCGCTGATGCACTTCTTCATGCACGGCGGACACGGTCACCATCAAGAAGGCCCGTCGGGCTCGCCTCCATCAGGACCATCGCAGCCGCCTAAGAGTGGAGATTAG
- a CDS encoding LemA family protein yields the protein MRKLWVILAALVALNLNGCGYNTFQSNDEQIKASWSEVVNQYQRRADLVPNLVNTVKGYASHEKEVLTQVTLARAQASSIQVTPEVLNDPAAFAKFQAAQGELSGALSRLLAVSENYPQLKADAGFRDLQAQLEGTENRIAVARNRYIKSVQEFNVTVRSFPSNLTAMAFGYKEKPNFTVGNEKEIAKPPAVDFGAAPTVPSSGPQGAAK from the coding sequence ATGCGCAAATTATGGGTAATCTTGGCAGCTTTGGTGGCGTTAAACCTGAATGGCTGCGGCTACAACACGTTCCAGAGCAACGACGAGCAAATCAAGGCGAGTTGGTCTGAGGTGGTGAACCAATACCAACGCCGCGCGGATCTGGTACCGAATCTGGTCAATACCGTCAAAGGTTATGCCTCGCATGAAAAAGAGGTATTGACCCAAGTGACGCTAGCGCGTGCTCAGGCGAGTTCCATACAAGTGACGCCAGAGGTTCTCAATGACCCGGCCGCCTTTGCCAAGTTTCAGGCTGCGCAAGGCGAGCTTTCCGGAGCATTGTCCCGGTTGCTGGCAGTGAGCGAAAACTACCCGCAACTGAAAGCAGACGCTGGTTTTCGCGATTTGCAGGCGCAACTGGAAGGCACCGAAAACCGCATCGCAGTGGCGCGCAACCGTTACATCAAGTCAGTGCAGGAATTCAACGTCACGGTACGCTCTTTCCCTTCTAACCTGACGGCGATGGCATTCGGATACAAAGAGAAGCCTAATTTTACGGTCGGAAATGAAAAAGAAATCGCTAAGCCACCCGCCGTAGATTTTGGAGCGGCGCCTACTGTTCCCTCAAGTGGGCCTCAAGGAGCGGCTAAATGA
- a CDS encoding co-regulatory protein PtrA N-terminal domain-containing protein: MKSIKTLLVVAALTLSSVAMAEGGGDRAFARMEAARQVSMEAYQVAQKQGTQTPVADSNPKEDDHVKC, translated from the coding sequence ATGAAATCCATAAAAACCCTGCTGGTCGTTGCAGCTCTGACACTCTCTTCTGTGGCGATGGCCGAAGGCGGTGGTGATCGCGCATTCGCCCGCATGGAAGCGGCCAGGCAGGTCTCAATGGAAGCTTACCAAGTGGCTCAAAAGCAAGGCACTCAAACCCCGGTAGCAGATAGCAATCCTAAAGAGGACGACCACGTTAAATGCTGA
- a CDS encoding isoprenylcysteine carboxylmethyltransferase family protein, with translation MHDTPAYGLWTLVVLNSAIFIMFAFSFSKPQTARDWRTFGAFAAFVVALFVEMYGFPLTIYLMSGWLQTKFPSLDLFSHNTGHLWSTLLGDKGDPHFGVLHIASYVFLGFGFYLLSSAWNVLYHAQRRKSLAISGPYAHIRHPQYVAFVLILLGFLLQWPTLLTLLMFPILLVMYARLAITEEAEMRKQFGAEFEDYAARTPRFFPWLRKRVSPPRNKVS, from the coding sequence ATGCACGACACGCCGGCCTACGGACTATGGACGCTTGTCGTCCTCAATTCGGCCATCTTCATCATGTTCGCGTTCAGTTTCTCCAAGCCTCAGACCGCGCGCGACTGGCGCACTTTCGGGGCGTTCGCAGCCTTCGTAGTAGCTCTGTTCGTCGAGATGTATGGTTTTCCGCTGACCATCTACCTGATGTCGGGCTGGCTTCAGACGAAGTTTCCGAGCCTCGACCTATTTTCCCACAACACTGGCCACCTATGGTCGACGTTACTCGGTGACAAGGGCGATCCGCACTTCGGTGTGCTGCACATTGCCAGCTATGTGTTCCTCGGATTCGGCTTCTATTTACTGTCCAGCGCGTGGAATGTCCTGTACCACGCTCAGCGGCGTAAAAGTCTCGCCATTTCAGGCCCGTATGCGCATATCCGCCATCCGCAGTACGTTGCGTTCGTGCTTATTCTACTGGGCTTTCTGCTCCAGTGGCCGACGTTGCTGACCTTGCTGATGTTTCCTATTTTGCTAGTGATGTATGCGCGGCTGGCTATCACAGAAGAGGCGGAGATGCGTAAGCAGTTCGGTGCGGAATTCGAAGATTATGCGGCGAGGACGCCACGCTTCTTTCCGTGGCTGCGCAAGCGGGTATCGCCCCCCCGAAACAAGGTTTCCTGA
- a CDS encoding heavy metal translocating P-type ATPase yields MKTSTFEVGELISTLSAAGVHRQIATLSGVHHVDVNYVAGSATVHFDEAKASPQEIRQRIIDCGYHCRGELVPDHVCEPTDHKMIADVHKGHMTHGGSKGHTPKEMEPGSDPSADHSVKPEQPMSDMTHDMGHAAGMSMQDMANDMRNRFFVALLFAIPVFLYSPMGKMFGDFATPFDLNRKVFLFIAATGAIAYPGWPFFIAAWRAARNRVANMATLVLLSVGTGYLFSVGATFLYEGEVFYEAAAVLLVFILLGHWLEMRARAGASDAIRALMDLAPPMTTVVRAGVEIKVATSEVLTGETVIIKPGDKIPVDGEIIEGSSEVDESMLTGESMPVKKALGDPVIGATINKSGSFRYKATKVGANTALAQIVKLVQEAQNSKAPGQLLADQASQWLVLAAIAIGVLTFGVWFWVLDQPLLFALTLTITVFVIACPDALGLATPMAIMVGTGLGAMNGILFKNAAALENATKLTIIVFDKTGTLTLGQPDVVEMVTAQGVTEAQLLAAAAGVEKFSEHPLALAVLKRLGTSPAEVATGFTNIDGQGAHAMIDGEKVLLGNLKLMESEVIPLQALATEAIRLQGGGRTVVYVARAGKLIGLIAIADAVRPTSMATIAKLQERGVKVAMITGDNQATADRIGKELGIDIVLADVLPGQKASKIKELQEQGHKVGMVGDGINDAPALTQADVGFAIGAGTDVAMESAQVILMKSDPYDVVGAIELSRATLHKMHQNLWWAVGYNLIAFPLAAGVFYPFTLSPEIAALSMSGSSAVVAINALLLKRTKLAGIKRVRPQITPM; encoded by the coding sequence ATGAAAACCAGCACCTTCGAAGTGGGGGAGTTAATCTCCACCCTGAGCGCGGCCGGCGTCCACCGACAGATCGCAACGCTATCGGGTGTCCATCATGTCGACGTGAACTATGTGGCCGGCAGTGCCACTGTGCATTTTGATGAAGCGAAAGCGTCGCCTCAAGAGATCCGACAACGCATCATTGACTGCGGCTACCACTGCCGTGGTGAACTCGTTCCCGATCACGTCTGCGAACCTACAGATCACAAGATGATCGCAGACGTGCACAAAGGTCACATGACACATGGCGGTAGCAAAGGACATACGCCGAAGGAAATGGAGCCGGGGAGTGATCCAAGTGCGGATCACAGCGTCAAGCCCGAGCAACCGATGAGCGACATGACGCACGATATGGGGCATGCAGCTGGCATGTCGATGCAGGACATGGCCAACGATATGCGTAATCGCTTCTTCGTTGCTCTGTTGTTCGCGATTCCTGTCTTCCTATACTCGCCGATGGGCAAGATGTTCGGCGATTTCGCAACCCCGTTCGACCTTAATCGGAAGGTTTTTTTGTTCATCGCCGCCACTGGCGCGATCGCCTATCCGGGTTGGCCTTTCTTCATCGCCGCCTGGCGTGCTGCGCGCAACCGGGTGGCCAACATGGCGACTCTGGTTTTACTCTCGGTCGGCACTGGGTATTTATTCAGTGTGGGGGCCACCTTCCTATACGAAGGTGAGGTGTTCTACGAAGCGGCAGCCGTGCTGCTGGTCTTCATTCTATTGGGTCACTGGCTTGAGATGCGTGCACGCGCAGGAGCCTCAGATGCGATCCGCGCCCTTATGGATCTGGCCCCGCCGATGACAACGGTGGTACGCGCTGGCGTCGAGATCAAGGTGGCCACCTCGGAGGTGTTGACAGGCGAGACGGTCATCATTAAGCCGGGTGACAAGATTCCGGTTGATGGCGAAATCATCGAGGGTAGCTCTGAGGTTGATGAGTCTATGCTGACCGGCGAATCGATGCCCGTGAAGAAGGCTCTTGGTGATCCCGTCATTGGCGCCACGATCAATAAGAGCGGTAGCTTCCGCTACAAGGCCACCAAGGTTGGCGCCAATACGGCGTTGGCCCAGATTGTTAAACTCGTCCAGGAAGCCCAAAACTCCAAGGCGCCCGGGCAGCTACTCGCTGATCAGGCCTCGCAGTGGCTGGTTCTGGCAGCCATTGCCATTGGCGTGCTCACTTTCGGTGTGTGGTTCTGGGTCCTGGACCAGCCACTGCTGTTCGCTTTGACGCTAACGATCACGGTGTTCGTTATTGCCTGCCCCGACGCTCTGGGCCTAGCCACCCCGATGGCCATAATGGTCGGTACAGGGCTCGGCGCTATGAACGGTATTTTGTTCAAAAATGCCGCTGCACTTGAGAACGCTACCAAGCTAACCATCATCGTTTTCGACAAGACTGGCACACTCACCCTAGGGCAGCCTGACGTGGTAGAGATGGTCACTGCCCAAGGCGTCACCGAAGCTCAGTTGCTGGCTGCCGCTGCGGGGGTGGAGAAGTTTTCGGAGCATCCCTTGGCGTTGGCGGTGCTCAAAAGACTGGGGACCTCACCGGCCGAGGTCGCAACGGGATTTACCAACATCGATGGTCAAGGTGCTCACGCGATGATCGACGGTGAGAAGGTACTGCTCGGTAATCTCAAACTCATGGAATCCGAAGTCATCCCTTTGCAGGCGCTGGCCACAGAAGCCATCCGACTCCAGGGTGGGGGCCGAACCGTGGTGTATGTCGCTCGCGCAGGAAAGCTGATCGGTCTAATCGCCATCGCCGATGCCGTGCGGCCGACCTCCATGGCGACGATCGCCAAGTTGCAGGAGCGCGGCGTAAAGGTGGCGATGATTACTGGCGATAATCAAGCCACGGCCGATCGCATCGGCAAGGAACTCGGTATTGATATAGTGCTGGCCGACGTGCTTCCAGGCCAGAAAGCATCCAAGATTAAGGAGCTTCAAGAGCAGGGGCACAAAGTTGGCATGGTAGGCGACGGCATCAATGACGCACCGGCCCTGACCCAGGCCGACGTAGGTTTCGCGATCGGTGCCGGCACTGACGTGGCTATGGAAAGCGCGCAGGTCATTTTGATGAAAAGCGACCCGTACGATGTCGTCGGTGCTATTGAACTGTCGCGCGCCACCCTGCACAAGATGCATCAGAACCTATGGTGGGCGGTTGGTTACAATCTGATTGCCTTCCCGCTGGCAGCCGGCGTCTTCTACCCGTTTACTTTGTCGCCAGAAATCGCTGCGTTATCAATGTCGGGTAGTTCGGCCGTCGTTGCGATCAACGCGTTGCTACTCAAACGGACTAAACTCGCCGGTATCAAGCGTGTAAGGCCACAAATCACACCTATGTAA
- a CDS encoding copper resistance system multicopper oxidase, with protein sequence MHSKTSRRTFVKGLAAGGILGGLGLWRTPVWAVTSPGMPSVLTGNEFDLFIGETPVNITGSPRTAMTINGSLPGPLLRWREGETVTLRVKNRLDQDTSIHWHGIILPANMDGVPGMSFHGIAPDGMYEYTFKVNQNGTYWYHSHSGLQEQAGVYGPIVIDAKAPEPFQYNRDYVVMLTDWTDEDPDRVMAKLKKQSDYYNHHKRTVGNFIEDVSEKGWAATVADRKMWAEMKMSPTDLADVSGDTYTYLMNGQAPNGNWTGIFKRGEKLRLRFINGSSMSYFDVRIPGLKMIVVAADGQHINPVSVDEFRIAVAETYDVIVEPVSEEAYTIFAQSMDRTGYARGTLAIREGMSAPVPATDPRPLITMDDMGMGGMAGMDHGSMAGMDGGSMKQGDMSGMAGMDHGSMAGMDGSSMKQGDMAGMAGMAGSSMKQGDMSGMAGMSGMEGDMQSHPASETNNPLVDMQAMTATPKLNDPGIGLRNNGRRALTYADLKSAFPDPDGRTPNRTIELHLTGHMEKFAWSFNGIKFSDAEPIRLKYGERVRITLVNDTMMTHPIHLHGMWSDLEDESGNFMVRKHTIDMPPGTKRSYRVTADALGRWAYHCHLLFHMEMGMVREVRVDE encoded by the coding sequence ATGCATTCCAAAACCTCTAGGCGGACCTTCGTCAAAGGCTTGGCCGCTGGTGGCATTCTCGGCGGTCTTGGTCTGTGGCGCACCCCGGTATGGGCGGTAACCAGCCCCGGAATGCCGAGCGTACTGACCGGCAACGAGTTTGATCTGTTCATTGGTGAAACTCCGGTGAACATCACCGGCTCGCCACGTACAGCCATGACGATTAATGGCTCTTTGCCGGGGCCATTGCTGCGCTGGCGTGAAGGTGAGACGGTCACTCTACGAGTGAAAAACCGCCTTGATCAAGACACTTCTATTCACTGGCACGGGATTATCCTGCCGGCGAATATGGACGGCGTGCCAGGCATGAGCTTTCATGGCATCGCGCCCGATGGCATGTACGAGTACACATTCAAGGTCAATCAGAACGGTACTTATTGGTACCACAGTCACTCGGGTTTGCAAGAACAAGCAGGCGTTTACGGGCCGATTGTAATCGACGCGAAAGCCCCCGAACCTTTTCAATACAACCGCGACTATGTGGTGATGTTGACTGACTGGACCGATGAAGATCCCGACCGTGTCATGGCCAAGCTCAAGAAACAGTCAGACTACTACAACCATCATAAACGTACCGTTGGCAATTTCATCGAGGATGTCAGCGAGAAAGGCTGGGCTGCGACGGTGGCCGATCGGAAGATGTGGGCCGAGATGAAAATGAGCCCCACTGATCTCGCGGACGTGAGTGGGGATACTTATACCTACCTCATGAATGGTCAGGCGCCCAACGGCAACTGGACTGGCATTTTCAAACGCGGCGAAAAGCTCCGTCTGCGCTTCATTAACGGCTCATCCATGAGCTACTTCGATGTTCGCATCCCCGGTTTGAAAATGATCGTCGTGGCCGCCGATGGTCAGCACATCAACCCTGTCAGCGTCGATGAGTTCCGTATCGCAGTGGCAGAAACCTATGACGTGATTGTGGAGCCTGTGAGTGAAGAGGCTTACACCATCTTCGCCCAGTCCATGGACCGAACCGGATATGCACGCGGAACCTTGGCCATACGTGAAGGGATGAGCGCGCCGGTACCCGCGACCGATCCACGTCCACTCATCACTATGGATGACATGGGCATGGGCGGTATGGCCGGGATGGATCACGGCAGCATGGCCGGGATGGACGGCGGCAGCATGAAACAAGGTGATATGTCCGGGATGGCTGGGATGGATCACGGCAGCATGGCTGGGATGGACGGCAGCAGCATGAAACAAGGTGATATGGCCGGGATGGCCGGGATGGCCGGCAGCAGCATGAAACAAGGCGATATGTCAGGGATGGCCGGAATGAGTGGTATGGAGGGAGATATGCAGTCTCACCCCGCTTCCGAAACGAACAATCCCTTGGTCGATATGCAGGCTATGACTGCGACGCCCAAGCTGAACGACCCTGGCATTGGCTTGAGGAACAACGGCCGTCGCGCACTCACCTACGCAGATTTGAAGAGCGCCTTTCCAGACCCCGATGGCCGTACACCCAATCGCACCATTGAGCTGCATCTGACAGGCCATATGGAGAAGTTTGCCTGGTCGTTCAACGGCATTAAGTTTTCTGATGCTGAGCCAATACGCCTCAAGTATGGCGAACGCGTGCGTATAACATTAGTGAACGACACCATGATGACTCACCCCATCCACCTTCACGGCATGTGGAGCGATCTTGAGGATGAGAGCGGTAATTTCATGGTGCGCAAACACACCATCGACATGCCACCCGGGACTAAACGCAGCTATCGGGTAACAGCCGATGCGCTAGGACGCTGGGCCTATCACTGCCACCTGCTATTTCACATGGAAATGGGCATGGTCCGTGAAGTACGGGTTGATGAGTAA